From the Deltaproteobacteria bacterium genome, one window contains:
- a CDS encoding response regulator, whose translation MLREAPRHRPDPRRGPRRARPDAGRAVVTDGAPSRRILVVDDDPRNAKLLADLLRAEGHEVATAASGEEALAREPPDLMLLDVVMPGMSGYQVCRALRAEARTATLPIVMVTAVDPRAERVRGIEAGADDFLSKPVDPDELLARVRSLLRIRTLHERVERQAAELAGLNAGLEAQVRAQVDELARLARLKRFFAPAVAERLVAADAVDPLRAHRAEVTVLAAALRGFTAFAESAEPEELMAVLRDYHGAMGALVDGSGGTLERFSGDAMTVLFNDPVPVPDAARRAVDLALAMRATSTDALATRWRARGYDLDFVVGVAIGYATIGTIGFASRLDYGVVGIVTELAAALAATASPGQVLVTRRVLAELGVSARSVGTLVLPGFLRPIEAFDAGGSGEAPEHRGALEPVTADVEAPNVFRCEGDVWAIAYQGRDFRVRGTRGFVYLAALLGQPGQRIPAHEL comes from the coding sequence ATGCTTCGTGAAGCCCCTCGACATCGACCAGATCCTCGACGAGGTCCGCGCCGTGCTCGACCGGACGCAGGGAGAGCGGTCGTGACCGACGGCGCACCGTCGCGGCGCATTCTGGTCGTCGACGACGACCCGCGAAACGCGAAGCTTCTCGCCGACCTCCTGCGCGCCGAGGGCCACGAGGTCGCGACCGCGGCGTCCGGCGAGGAGGCGCTCGCGCGCGAGCCTCCGGACCTCATGCTCCTCGACGTCGTGATGCCGGGCATGAGCGGCTACCAGGTCTGCCGCGCGCTCCGTGCCGAGGCCCGGACCGCGACGCTCCCGATCGTCATGGTGACGGCGGTCGATCCGCGCGCGGAGCGGGTGCGCGGCATCGAGGCCGGCGCCGACGACTTTCTTTCGAAGCCGGTCGATCCTGACGAGCTCCTGGCGCGCGTGCGCTCGCTGCTCCGCATCCGGACGCTGCACGAACGCGTGGAGCGGCAGGCCGCGGAGCTCGCCGGGCTGAACGCGGGTCTCGAGGCGCAGGTGCGGGCGCAGGTCGACGAGCTGGCGCGCCTGGCACGGCTGAAGCGCTTCTTCGCGCCGGCGGTCGCCGAGCGCCTCGTCGCGGCCGACGCCGTCGACCCGCTCCGGGCGCACCGCGCCGAGGTGACCGTGCTCGCCGCGGCGCTCCGCGGCTTCACCGCGTTTGCCGAGAGCGCCGAGCCCGAGGAGCTGATGGCGGTGCTGCGCGACTACCATGGGGCGATGGGGGCGCTCGTGGACGGCTCCGGCGGCACGCTGGAGCGCTTCAGCGGCGACGCCATGACGGTCCTCTTCAACGACCCGGTTCCCGTCCCGGACGCCGCCCGGCGCGCCGTCGACCTCGCCCTCGCCATGCGCGCGACCTCCACGGACGCGCTCGCGACGCGCTGGCGGGCGCGCGGCTACGACCTCGACTTCGTGGTCGGCGTCGCGATCGGCTACGCGACGATCGGCACGATCGGCTTCGCGAGCCGCCTCGACTACGGCGTCGTGGGCATCGTCACCGAGCTCGCCGCTGCGCTCGCGGCGACGGCGAGCCCGGGGCAGGTGCTCGTCACGCGGCGCGTACTGGCCGAGCTCGGGGTGAGCGCCCGGTCGGTCGGCACGCTCGTGCTTCCCGGGTTCTTGCGCCCGATCGAGGCCTTCGACGCGGGCGGGAGTGGCGAGGCTCCGGAGCACCGCGGCGCGCTCGAACCGGTCACTGCGGACGTCGAGGCGCCGAACGTCTTCCGCTGCGAGGGCGACGTGTGGGCGATCGCATATCAGGGCAGGGACTTCCGGGTACGCGGTACGCGCGGTTTCGTCTATCTGGCGGCGCTCCTCGGGCAGCCGGGGCAGCGCATCCCGGCGCACGAGCTCG
- a CDS encoding response regulator, producing the protein MAHERILIVEDNALNLKLLRDVLRVEGYQTVEATTAERGLELAWTGSTPALILMDVHLPGMDGVAALRALRADGRTAATPVVAVTASAMPLERAAIVGAGFDGCFVKPLDIDQILDEVRAVLDRTQGERS; encoded by the coding sequence ATGGCGCACGAGCGGATCCTGATCGTCGAGGACAACGCCCTGAACCTGAAGCTCCTGCGCGACGTACTGCGGGTCGAGGGCTACCAGACGGTCGAGGCGACGACCGCCGAGCGCGGCCTCGAGCTCGCGTGGACCGGATCCACACCGGCCTTGATCCTCATGGACGTCCACCTGCCGGGAATGGACGGTGTGGCGGCGCTGCGGGCGCTCCGGGCGGATGGCCGTACCGCCGCGACGCCGGTCGTCGCGGTGACCGCGTCCGCCATGCCGCTCGAGCGCGCGGCGATCGTCGGCGCCGGCTTCGACGGATGCTTCGTGAAGCCCCTCGACATCGACCAGATCCTCGACGAGGTCCGCGCCGTGCTCGACCGGACGCAGGGAGAGCGGTCGTGA